The Posidoniimonas polymericola genome includes the window AACGGCATGCGCCGACCCCTCGATTGGACCGCGCTGGGTGGCCCATTCCCACCGAAAACCCCGTAGAAACAGCTCATTTCGACCCACCCACAAGCCTGCTACAATACCGGGCTTTCCCTCAGGCGAACGACCCCCTCAAACGCAGGGCCTTCTTAACCGAAGCGATAGCCTCGGGCGCCCCGTGCAATCCTGCGAGGAACCGACGACCGCAATGACCGACACTCCCCTATCTGGTGTGGCAGAAGAGCGCGTGCTGGTGCTCGACTTCGGCAGCCAGTACGCCCAGCTCATCGCCCGCCGCGTCCGCGAGGCGCACGTCTACTGCGAGATCGTCCGCCACAACATCACGGCCGAGCGGATCAAGGAACTGGCGCCGGTCGGCATCATCCTGTCCGGCGGCCCGAGCAGCGTCTACGCCGAGAACGCCCCGCAGTGTGACCCGGAGCTGTTCAACCTCGGCATCCCGGTGCTGGGGATCTGCTACGGCATGCAGCTCGCCTGCCAGGCGCTCGGCGGCAAGGTGCACAACGCCGCCAGCCGCGAGTACGGCCGCGCCCACTGCGAGGTGACCGACCCCAGCGACATCTTCGATGGCGTCAAAACCCAGACCGAGGTCTGGATGAGCCACGGCGACCAGGTCGAGGCGATCGCCGACGACTGGGAGCCGTTGGCCAAGACCGCCACCTGCCCGTTCGCCGCCGTGCGGCACAAGAAGGCGCCGGTCTACGGCCTGCAGTTCCACCCCGAGGTGACCCACACGGTCGAGGGCAAGCTGGTGCTGGCCAACTTCCTGCAGAAGGTCTGCAAGACGTCCGGCCTGTGGCGGCTGGCCGACTTTGCCGAGGAGACCATCAAGCAGGTCCGCGAGCGGATCGGCACCGACCGCGTTATCTGCGGCCTGTCGGGCGGCGTCGACTCGGCCGTGGTCGCCGCGCTGTTGGCCCGCGCGATCGGCAAGCAGCTCTCCTGCATCCTGGTCGACAACGGCCTCTTGCGTAAGGACGAAGAGCGGGCGATCGTCGACGAGTTCACCAACCACTTCAAGGCCGACCTGCACGTGGTGAAGGCCGAGGACCAGTTCCTCGAGCAGCTCGCCGGCGTGGTCGACCCGCAGGAGAAGCGTCGCCGCATCGGCAAGACCTTCATCGACTGCTTCAAGCGCGAAGCCGACAAGATCGAGGACGCCAAGTACCTCGCCCAGGGCACGCTGTACCCCGACGTGATCGAGTCCGGGGCCGCGGCCGACGGCCCCGCCGACACGATCAAGCTGCACCACAACGTCGGCGGCCTGCCGGCCGAGCTCGGCTTCGAGCTGGTCGAGCCGCTCCGCGACCTGTTCAAGGACGAGGTCCGTAAACTCGGCCTGCAGCTTGATCTGCCCGAGGAGATTGTCTGGCGGCACCCGTTCCCCGGCCCCGGCCTGGCGGTCCGCTGCCTGGGCGAGGTGACCCGTGAGAAGCTGGACGTGCTGCGCGAGGCCGACGCGATTGTCGTCGGCGAGATCAAGGCCGCCGGCCTGTACCGCGCGACCAGCCAGGCGTTCGCCGTCTTGCTGCCGGTGCAGAGCGTCGGCGTGATGGGCGACAGCCGCACCTACGACAACACGGTGGCGGTCCGCTGCGTCAACACCGACGACTTCATGACCGCCGACTGGAGCCACCTGCCGCACGACCTGCTGGCTAGGATCAGCACCCGCATCATCAACGAGGTGAAGGGCGTCAACCGCGTGGTCTACGACATCAGCAGCAAGCCGCCGGCGACGATCGAGTGGGAGTAGCGAAAGGCGAAAGCGGAAAGGGGAAAGGCGGGTAGCCGGCGAGCTACGCCTCGGCGGACGACATGAATCATCAGTCGGGTGCCGGGGGCGCTCCCGCAGGGAAGCCCCCGACGATGTCCCGGCCGCTGTCTGCAGCCAGTCGGGGGCTTCCGCTACCGCGGAGCGCCCCCGGCACCTATCGATTGGCGGCTAGGCAAGCCATTCGGGTGGAATGTGGTCAGGCTTCAGACGGTTCGGTTCCTCACCCTGATACCAACCAGCACTTGACCACTTCCAATCACTTGCCTTCTCAACCAGTCCGCGGCGAACGGGATTCAGGTGCGTGTACTCGATCATCTTCTGCAAGGTAGACGGCTCGGTGATATTGCGGTCGTAGCCGCCGCCGCGGAGCCAGAAGTGGGTCTCCACGCGGCCGCCTCGTTGCTTCTGCAAACGCGGGATCCACTCCGGCGCGTTCTCACGCAGAAATGCCAACGCCTTGCGTGACATCGGCTGCTTGACCGATTCGAGAAAGTCGGAGGTCGAGTATTGGGCCTCGCGGGGATTCACCACGAGGTGCACGTGCTCAGGCATGAACACGTACGCCCAGAGATCGAACCGGAGTTCAGTTCTGGCTTGCTCGATCGCGTCGGCGAGCCACTCGCACGTCCGCGGCTTCGACAGCATCGGGAGACGCTGGTAGCACGAGAAGGTCAGCTCGTGGGCGTGGCCCGGCGTGTTGATTGAATTGCGATGAGGACCGTAGTGCCGCATCGCTGGAGTCTAGTTGGAAGAGTGAGCCATTTCCAACGTATGAAACATCTTAGGGGGTGCCGGGGGCGCTCCCGCAGGGAAGCCCCCGACGCGGTACCACCCGCTGCTTGCAGGCAGTCGGGGGCTTCCGCTATCGCGGAGCGCCCCCGGCACACCCCAACTTGGTTCTCGGGTAACGTCCATAAAAAAACGGGCGCCGGGATCTCTCCCGGCGCCCGTGATTCGAGCTTTAAAGACGTTCGTCTGACGACTACCGACGGCGGCGGCTGCAGATGAGCAGCAGGCCGACGGCCGCGGCGGCGGCACTGGTCGGTTCGGGGACGGCGGCGAAGCGGGCGGCGACCTCTTCCGGCGTGAGGGCCGTGTTGAGGAACGAGAACCTCGCGAGGTCGCCCTCGAAGCCGGCGGTGCCGAACGGGGCGAGGCCGGGGCCGTTGATGCCGCCCAGCACGGTGGCGACCATGCCGATGCCGGCGTTGCCCGGGCCGTCCCAGTCGACGTTGCCGCCGCCGATGACGTCGTGCGATTGCGAGGCCAACACGCCGTTGACGTACAGGCTGGCGATCTGCCCGCCGGCGTCGGTCTCGTCGACCACGGCCACCAGGTGCACGAACTCATCGAACACGTCGGCGTCGGCCAGGCTGGCGGTGGTCACCAGCGCCTTGCCGGCGCCGTTGTCCGCCAGGCGCAGCCGCACCTCGGGGTTGGCGTCGCCGCCGCCGAGGGTGATCGACAGGCCGCGGGCGCCGCCGCCGCTCTCCAGCAGCACTTGGCCGTTGTCGAGGTCGGACGAGCGGAACCAGAACTCGAAGCTGGCCGAGTCGTCGGTGTCAGGCGTGATGGTCAGCGAGCTGGCGTTGGGGCTGTCCTCCGACACGTGGAAGAAGCTCCGCAGCAGGCCGCCGCCGCACGAGAAGCGGTAGGCGTGCGAGCCGAGGCCCTGGGCGTCGATCTCGACCAGCTCGACCGACCCGCGGTTGGTCTCGATCAGCATCTGCTCACGCGGGCGGTTGTCGACGTCGGTCACCGAGCGCCAGGCCGGGCCCTCGAAGCCGGTGTTGCGCGAGTTGTCGCTGGCGTTCCAGCGGATGTCGACCGGCGCGGCGATCTCGTACGGTAGCGACGCGTCGGAAGTCTGCACCCAGGCGTCGAAGCGGGTCTGCATCGAGGCCAGCTGGCCCGCGTAGGCCGGGTTGTTGGCCAGGTTGCGGGCGTCGGCCGGGTCGATGGTTTCCCAGGTGTCGTTGGGGCCGCTGATGGTGCGGTTGAGGTCGAACAGGTAGTCGGTCGAGGCGCCGCCGACGCCGTAGATCCGCACGAACTTGAACGAGCCGTCCCCCTCAACCATCGACGACATCGGCGTCGTGTCGCGGACGTAGTGGGGGAAGTGGATGAAGATCTCGCCGTTGGCGCCCGAGCCCCGCACCAGCGAGGCCTCGCCGCTGGCCAGCTCGCCGCCGTTGTGCAGCACCGAGCTGAAGTCGGCGCTGTCGGCGTACTTGGGGAGCGGCGCGGTGGAGCCGGCCAGCGAGGTGACCGTGGCGTACAGGTCGGTCGAGACCACCGGCACGGCGCTCACCGTGTTGGCCGCGACGCCGGGGCCGCGGACGATCATCGGCACGCGTACGCCGCCCTCCCAGGAGGTGGCCTTCTCGTCGTACAGCGGCAGGTTGTTGGTGTTCTGCAGCAGCGCGCCGTTGTCGGACGTGTAGATCACGTAGGTCGTGTCCTTGAGCATCATGCCCGGGTTGCGCGGGTCGGGCGTGTTGGCGAGGTAGTCCAAGATCTGCCCGACGCCCGTGTCGAGGTCCTCGGTCATGCCGGCGTACTTGACGCGGTCGGTCGAGTTCCCGCCGGGGTGCACCACGCCGGGGTTGGTGGCGAGCTTGTCCTGGTACTTGGCCTGCGAGTCGGGCAGGGTGACCGGCGCGTCGTGCACGGCGTAGTGCGACACCTGCAGGTAGAACGGCGCGTTGTCGCCGCTCGCGCCGGCGTGGGCGTCCATGAAGTCGATGGCGCGGCTGCTGAGCGAGAAGATCTCCTTCGGGTCGCGCGCGGAGTTGACCGGGTTGTTGGCCCGGGCGCCGTCGTGCACGTCGTAGCCGAAGTCGCTGGGGTCGCCCGCCCGGTAGGGGACCGCCCCGCCGGCGACCGACGGCTTGACGGCCGGGGTGGTCTGGTGCCACTTGCCGAGGTGGGCCGTGACGTAGCTGGCGTCGGCGGCCTTGATGCGTTGGGCGATCGACTGCACCTCGGCGACCGGGAGCCGCGGCACGGTGAGCGGCTCCATCAGGTCCGTGCCGGACGGCGCCGAGTTGTTGTACAGGTCGTCGCGGCCGACGATGTCGGTCAGGTTGATCGACGCCGGGTTGAGGCCCAGCTGGATCGAGGCCCGCGTCGGCGAGCAGTTGGGCGCCGCGGCGTACGCCTGGCGGAACCGCATGCCCTGCGTGGCGAGGGCGGCCAGGTTGGGGGTCTCGTAGAAGTCGCTGCCCGAGTTTGGCCCGACCACGTTCGGGTCCATCGGCGTCGACAGGCCGTTCCAGCCCTGGTCGTCGGACAGGATCACGACGAAGTTCGGCTTGATCTGGCCGCGGGCGGCGGGCGCCGCCAGGCCAATCGTCAGCAGCGGCAGCGCCAACGCAGGGAACGCCAGGAGCGGCGTCCCCCACAGTCGCAATGGATGGGTCTTCATTAGGTGCATCAGAGGAATGGGGTTGGGTTGGGGAGACGCCGGGGCCGCCGGTTGAGTCGGCCCCGGCGCGTTGAGGTCCATGCGACGCGGCTACTTGCGGCGGCGCACCGCGGCGGCCAGGCCCAGGCCGGCCAGCGCGAGGGCCGTCGAGGCGGGCTCCGGCACGCCGGCCAGCGACACGTTGTCCACGGCGATCTGATCGCCCGACGCGCCGCGGTCGGAGGCCGTGAAGCGGACCGCGACCTGCTCGTACCCGGCGCCGAGGTCGACGCTGAACGCGGCGCTCTGCCACGTGCCGCCGCTGACGGCCGCGTCGGTCGTGGCGGTGAACGCGGTGGTGTTCAAGAGCTCGGTGACCTCCAGCAGGTCGTACGTGTCCTGCGGGGCGGCATCGCCCGAGGTGTTGGGCACGGCCAGGTCGAACGCGCCGGTCCACGCCGCGGTGTTGATGCCGAACACCTCGGCCCGCAGCGAGAGGTCGCTGTCACCGCCGACGTCGTTCAGCAGGTAGTCGAACGCCAGGGTCTGCACGCCGGTGCTGCCGCTCGCACCGGTGGCGACCTGGATTAGGCCGCGGGTGTCGGCCGTGCCGGTGTTCTGTGTGTTGTAGGCCGCGACGCTCTCGACCGAGCCGGAGGGGCCGACCATGTCGGTCGCTCGGTACCACAGCCGGCCGGCGCTGCCGGCGTCGGGCGTGTTGGGCGGGTCGAAGATGTTGTTGGCGTACCAGGCGCCAACCTCGGTGTTGTCGGCGTCGCCGGTCCCGTTGCTCGGGTCGACGTCAAAGCCGGGGTCGGTCAGCAGCGCGGCGTGGGCCGAGACGCCCACCGCGCACAGCGCCGCGGCGGCGAGAGAAGAGTAGAAAAACCGGGTGCTCATGAGGTCTCCTCACAGAATAGAGAGATGGACGGGCGGGGGGCGTTCGAGGCTCCAGGCCCGCGGGCCGCATGCGATCTCATCGGCGCGAAAAGGCAGACACAACGGCACGCCGCTCGTCAGAGAGCGGGGCGAAGTCGAGTGTCGACGCGCCCAGGCTTTGGTTGCCTACTGTGTAGGTCGACCTGGGCCTGCGGGCGGGCTGGATGAGACTCGGTACTGCCTGTGCAAAGACGCAGGCACGCCGCCAGGGAAGGCGCGGCTACGCGGGGTCAACGAGACTAGTTCCTCTGACTCGTTAATGCCGCTTGGAGGGCGTATCTGAGCGCCAATCTTGGCGGGAGGCGGGTTATTTCTCGAAGCGAGATTTCCGCGGGGGCAAGCAGCCGGCGAGCGATGCGTCGCCCGAGTTCGGCCGGCGCCGCCGGCAGGGCAGGAGCCCCGCAGCAAGGAAGGTCGACAGCACGCAGGCCGATGGGCTGGGGACCTGGGTGAACGAGGTGACACGGAACGCCACCTTAAGGTCGACGGCGTTGGTGGGGGAACGCAGCAAGAGGTAGGAGCTTTCTCCCTCGAGCGACGGGCCGAGCTCCGTGGGGATCTGTGAGTAGTCGAGCGTTCCACGCGGCCGCACGATGTCGATCAGGAAGTCGAACGGCGCCAGCGACAGCTCGTTGGTTAGTGCGACGTTCGGCCCCATCGCCGTGATCAGGGAGCCCGGCGGCGGATTGGGCAGCAGGACAAGGTGGTCCCTGCGGTCGAGGCCACTCCCCAACTGCAGCCGCATGGGCCCGTCGTGGTCGAGCGAGAACACGCCGATCTCGGCGCCAATGCGGGCCACGCCGAAGGGCGCCGAGCTGCTCGCGGTGGTGAACTCACCAACGATCGGCGTCCCCAACGGGACGAACGAAGAGAGCTCCCCGGCGTCGGTCACCTCGCCGGTGAACTCATACCGCGCGGCCGACGCCTGCTCGGCAAGGCCCAGGCCCGCGAGCAGGAGGACTGCCGTGAGTGATAGTCGTCGTGGCATGCTGCGTGGGGGGACATCGAGAACGTCGGCGACGCATTGGGGGGGCCGCCGGAGTCCAGACTACTCGGCCGCGACAG containing:
- the guaA gene encoding glutamine-hydrolyzing GMP synthase encodes the protein MTDTPLSGVAEERVLVLDFGSQYAQLIARRVREAHVYCEIVRHNITAERIKELAPVGIILSGGPSSVYAENAPQCDPELFNLGIPVLGICYGMQLACQALGGKVHNAASREYGRAHCEVTDPSDIFDGVKTQTEVWMSHGDQVEAIADDWEPLAKTATCPFAAVRHKKAPVYGLQFHPEVTHTVEGKLVLANFLQKVCKTSGLWRLADFAEETIKQVRERIGTDRVICGLSGGVDSAVVAALLARAIGKQLSCILVDNGLLRKDEERAIVDEFTNHFKADLHVVKAEDQFLEQLAGVVDPQEKRRRIGKTFIDCFKREADKIEDAKYLAQGTLYPDVIESGAAADGPADTIKLHHNVGGLPAELGFELVEPLRDLFKDEVRKLGLQLDLPEEIVWRHPFPGPGLAVRCLGEVTREKLDVLREADAIVVGEIKAAGLYRATSQAFAVLLPVQSVGVMGDSRTYDNTVAVRCVNTDDFMTADWSHLPHDLLARISTRIINEVKGVNRVVYDISSKPPATIEWE
- a CDS encoding REP-associated tyrosine transposase, whose amino-acid sequence is MRHYGPHRNSINTPGHAHELTFSCYQRLPMLSKPRTCEWLADAIEQARTELRFDLWAYVFMPEHVHLVVNPREAQYSTSDFLESVKQPMSRKALAFLRENAPEWIPRLQKQRGGRVETHFWLRGGGYDRNITEPSTLQKMIEYTHLNPVRRGLVEKASDWKWSSAGWYQGEEPNRLKPDHIPPEWLA
- a CDS encoding sulfatase-like hydrolase/transferase, whose product is MHLMKTHPLRLWGTPLLAFPALALPLLTIGLAAPAARGQIKPNFVVILSDDQGWNGLSTPMDPNVVGPNSGSDFYETPNLAALATQGMRFRQAYAAAPNCSPTRASIQLGLNPASINLTDIVGRDDLYNNSAPSGTDLMEPLTVPRLPVAEVQSIAQRIKAADASYVTAHLGKWHQTTPAVKPSVAGGAVPYRAGDPSDFGYDVHDGARANNPVNSARDPKEIFSLSSRAIDFMDAHAGASGDNAPFYLQVSHYAVHDAPVTLPDSQAKYQDKLATNPGVVHPGGNSTDRVKYAGMTEDLDTGVGQILDYLANTPDPRNPGMMLKDTTYVIYTSDNGALLQNTNNLPLYDEKATSWEGGVRVPMIVRGPGVAANTVSAVPVVSTDLYATVTSLAGSTAPLPKYADSADFSSVLHNGGELASGEASLVRGSGANGEIFIHFPHYVRDTTPMSSMVEGDGSFKFVRIYGVGGASTDYLFDLNRTISGPNDTWETIDPADARNLANNPAYAGQLASMQTRFDAWVQTSDASLPYEIAAPVDIRWNASDNSRNTGFEGPAWRSVTDVDNRPREQMLIETNRGSVELVEIDAQGLGSHAYRFSCGGGLLRSFFHVSEDSPNASSLTITPDTDDSASFEFWFRSSDLDNGQVLLESGGGARGLSITLGGGDANPEVRLRLADNGAGKALVTTASLADADVFDEFVHLVAVVDETDAGGQIASLYVNGVLASQSHDVIGGGNVDWDGPGNAGIGMVATVLGGINGPGLAPFGTAGFEGDLARFSFLNTALTPEEVAARFAAVPEPTSAAAAAVGLLLICSRRRR
- a CDS encoding PEP-CTERM sorting domain-containing protein; this translates as MSTRFFYSSLAAAALCAVGVSAHAALLTDPGFDVDPSNGTGDADNTEVGAWYANNIFDPPNTPDAGSAGRLWYRATDMVGPSGSVESVAAYNTQNTGTADTRGLIQVATGASGSTGVQTLAFDYLLNDVGGDSDLSLRAEVFGINTAAWTGAFDLAVPNTSGDAAPQDTYDLLEVTELLNTTAFTATTDAAVSGGTWQSAAFSVDLGAGYEQVAVRFTASDRGASGDQIAVDNVSLAGVPEPASTALALAGLGLAAAVRRRK